A region of the Romboutsia hominis genome:
ATAAAAACAACAACATAATATATGTAGGAAAATCAAAAAAGCTTCAAGATAGAATAAAAAGCTACTTTACAAATTCTAAAAATCACTCAAGAAAGATACAAAGAATGGTAAAGGGAATACATGATATAGAAATAATAAAAACAGACACAGAACTAGATGCACTACTACTAGAATGTGAGTATATAAAGAAAATAAAGCCAATGTACAATACTCTAATGAAAAACCATGAAAATTACTCATATATAAAAATAGATACAAATAAATACTACCCATACCTTGAAGTAGTAGAAGAAATAGATGACAATAGTATATACTTTGGTCCATATACAAAGTTAAGTAACTTAGAAAAAATAAAAGAAATATTAAACGAAAACTATAAACTAAGAAGATGCAAAAAAATGAATAAGTGCATAAACTATGACTTAAATAAATGTATAGGACCTTGTAGAGAAAAAATATCTAAAGATGAATATGATAAAATAATAAAATTAGTAATAAGTGATTTAAAAGGTGAGAGCGATAATATACTTAGCATACTAAAAGATAATCTGAATAAAGAAATAGAGAG
Encoded here:
- a CDS encoding GIY-YIG nuclease family protein; the protein is MNLKEKINSFPKTPGIYLMKDKNNNIIYVGKSKKLQDRIKSYFTNSKNHSRKIQRMVKGIHDIEIIKTDTELDALLLECEYIKKIKPMYNTLMKNHENYSYIKIDTNKYYPYLEVVEEIDDNSIYFGPYTKLSNLEKIKEILNENYKLRRCKKMNKCINYDLNKCIGPCREKISKDEYDKIIKLVISDLKGESDNILSILKDNLNKEIESLNFEKASKIKDDMDKIKSLINKQKVINSSIDKNIKIALNEVSEDTYKIYIIYRGKIIKSEIVKKDVIDKMDTEKYIKENVDEKII